A genome region from Aphelocoma coerulescens isolate FSJ_1873_10779 chromosome Z unlocalized genomic scaffold, UR_Acoe_1.0 ChrZ, whole genome shotgun sequence includes the following:
- the LOC138103275 gene encoding uncharacterized protein: MLLLLSLLPLPLLLEILLLLLLPHDNCFPRLSRYQPQMLKVRVLPFALGYWFT; this comes from the coding sequence ATGCTGCTGCTACTGTCACTTCTGCCGCTGCCGCTGTTGTTAGAGATTTTGCTTTTGCTCCTTCTGCCGCATGACAATTGTTTTCCTCGTCTAAGCAGGTACCAGCCTCAGATGCTCAAGGTGAGAGTGTTGCCTTTTGCTCTGGGCTACTGGTTTACTTAA